One region of Clostridiales bacterium genomic DNA includes:
- a CDS encoding SpoIIE family protein phosphatase, with protein MNVKIAGHDRPVRAPGALPSPIGLLPASENAKWVGMLVSFALGLILSTAHIAGSPAPFGLAFLAAMGYGSGGALCLAGCALGYFAAFGVATGTQLAAGCCLIFLTAYFLRSHPFVQTRWYPSAVSAAAYILTRLVLCLLTGGLSLLLVSRMVLFLLLCAASAYGFDDLLRAQEPRTVNAEICRNVSTVFLLACLLMGVNNLLLFDTLSVGRALSVLILLILSGTGGALCGASAGLILGIAMDVAAGAGVLFSVVYAAAGLLSGQFCKHRRGFYLLIFAAAYLLTLFCIPLPELRIGAGVELALAMGAYLVIPKKFVVAVGAFLQPLRGGSGESGLRRYVAGRVGGVAHAYQQLHDTACQAASTAENDADVAKVFDRAADRVCCRCKLQQECWTRRALDTLNIMNDVTRRIQARGRLLPEDFPPYFRDRCVHLHEYTEVVNGELRLRAYRQRMQETLQENRTVLWEQYADFAQVLTNVSRELDSSYGADPLAEQRLIRWLRTIGVEADAAVFRESTGRLRVTIDSRYLRPLLELPDYLDKLSATLGVRLCMPENAARDDSLLLLEAEPLAVSVGIASMRKKGETVSGDRGTYFKTDAGQLCVILSDGMGCGETAADGSISTVGMLEEFLRSGVSPALAMKLLNSAMLLRDGENWGYATVDLMCMNLFTGEADFYKYGAAPTYVKSGGALKKLRCTSFAPGLEQESGKAPDELHMHLKPGSVAVIASDGVVSDGRDEWLRRLLSDSDDRDMKTLAGSVVRAAIREYGRSDDMTALAVKVEVRS; from the coding sequence ATGAATGTCAAGATCGCGGGACACGACCGGCCGGTGCGTGCACCCGGCGCCTTGCCGAGCCCAATCGGGCTGCTGCCGGCAAGTGAAAATGCCAAATGGGTCGGTATGCTCGTCAGCTTTGCGCTCGGGCTGATCCTGTCAACGGCGCATATCGCCGGGTCGCCGGCGCCGTTCGGTCTGGCGTTCCTGGCGGCGATGGGGTATGGCTCCGGCGGCGCGCTGTGCCTTGCCGGCTGCGCGCTCGGCTACTTTGCGGCCTTCGGCGTTGCGACCGGCACGCAGCTCGCCGCCGGCTGCTGCCTGATTTTTCTGACGGCATATTTTCTGCGCAGTCATCCGTTTGTGCAGACGCGCTGGTATCCGTCGGCTGTCTCCGCGGCGGCTTACATACTGACGCGGCTGGTGCTGTGTCTGCTCACGGGCGGCCTGTCGCTGCTGCTGGTGTCCCGCATGGTACTGTTTTTGCTGCTGTGCGCCGCATCGGCCTATGGGTTTGACGATCTGCTGCGCGCGCAGGAGCCGCGCACGGTCAATGCGGAGATCTGCCGCAATGTCTCGACCGTGTTTCTGCTGGCGTGTCTGCTCATGGGCGTGAACAATCTGCTGCTGTTCGACACGCTGTCGGTCGGCCGGGCGCTCTCGGTGCTCATTCTGCTCATCCTCAGCGGGACGGGCGGCGCGCTGTGTGGGGCATCGGCCGGGCTGATCCTCGGCATCGCCATGGACGTGGCCGCCGGTGCGGGCGTCCTGTTCTCGGTCGTCTATGCCGCTGCCGGGCTGCTGTCCGGGCAGTTTTGCAAGCATCGGCGTGGGTTTTATCTGCTCATATTCGCGGCGGCGTACCTGCTGACGCTGTTTTGCATCCCGCTTCCGGAGCTGCGCATCGGCGCGGGCGTGGAGCTGGCGCTTGCCATGGGCGCATATCTGGTGATCCCGAAGAAGTTCGTGGTAGCGGTCGGCGCGTTTTTGCAGCCGCTGCGCGGCGGGAGCGGGGAGTCCGGTCTGCGCCGCTATGTCGCGGGGCGCGTAGGCGGCGTGGCGCATGCGTATCAGCAACTGCATGACACGGCGTGTCAGGCTGCAAGTACGGCAGAGAATGATGCCGATGTGGCGAAAGTCTTTGACCGCGCGGCCGACCGCGTCTGCTGCCGGTGCAAGCTGCAGCAGGAGTGCTGGACGCGCCGGGCGCTTGATACGCTCAACATCATGAACGATGTCACGCGCCGCATTCAGGCGCGCGGCCGGCTGCTGCCGGAGGATTTCCCGCCGTACTTTCGTGACCGCTGCGTCCATCTGCACGAGTATACCGAGGTCGTCAACGGCGAGCTGCGCCTGCGTGCCTACCGGCAGCGGATGCAGGAAACGCTGCAGGAAAACCGCACCGTGCTCTGGGAGCAGTATGCCGACTTTGCGCAGGTGCTCACAAATGTTTCCCGTGAGCTCGACAGCAGCTACGGCGCTGACCCACTGGCGGAGCAGCGCCTGATCCGCTGGCTTCGCACCATCGGTGTGGAAGCGGACGCAGCTGTGTTCCGCGAGAGCACGGGCCGCCTGCGCGTGACGATCGACAGCCGCTATCTGCGCCCGCTGCTGGAACTGCCGGACTATCTGGACAAGCTCTCGGCAACGCTGGGCGTGCGCCTGTGCATGCCGGAAAACGCCGCGCGTGACGACAGCCTGCTCCTGCTCGAGGCAGAGCCGCTGGCCGTCTCCGTTGGCATTGCGTCCATGCGCAAGAAGGGGGAGACAGTCTCCGGCGACCGCGGCACGTATTTCAAGACAGACGCGGGGCAGCTGTGCGTGATCCTGTCCGACGGCATGGGCTGCGGCGAGACGGCGGCCGACGGCAGCATCAGCACGGTCGGCATGCTGGAGGAATTTTTGCGCTCCGGCGTCAGCCCGGCGCTGGCGATGAAGCTGCTCAACTCCGCCATGCTCCTGCGCGACGGGGAGAACTGGGGCTATGCCACCGTGGATCTCATGTGCATGAATCTCTTCACCGGTGAGGCGGATTTTTATAAGTACGGCGCTGCGCCGACGTATGTCAAGTCCGGCGGCGCGCTCAAAAAACTGCGCTGCACGTCCTTCGCGCCCGGCCTCGAGCAGGAGAGCGGCAAAGCGCCGGACGAGCTGCACATGCATCTCAAGCCCGGCAGCGTGGCCGTGATCGCAAGCGACGGCGTTGTCTCCGACGGCCGCGACGAGTGGCTGCGCAGGCTGCTGAGCGATTCGGACGACCGTGATATGAAAACGCTGGCGGGCAGCGTCGTGCGCGCGGCGATCCGCGAATACGGACGCAGCGACGACATGACCGCCCTGGCGGTAAAAGTGGAGGTGCGCAGCTGA